The Paraburkholderia sp. SOS3 genome includes a region encoding these proteins:
- a CDS encoding PAAR domain-containing protein, with protein sequence MQFDNTTSGGQVLDGDAEMRANGRCLSYLGARVSCPACNTEGYIEPKGPRPDDRISNRQPALDGDLCHCRCDPKPRVLASQTDMGVCT encoded by the coding sequence ATGCAGTTCGACAACACGACCAGCGGCGGGCAGGTGCTCGACGGCGACGCAGAAATGCGCGCAAACGGGCGCTGCCTCAGTTATCTCGGCGCGAGGGTGTCATGCCCGGCATGCAACACCGAGGGCTACATCGAGCCGAAAGGACCGCGCCCAGATGACCGCATCTCGAACCGGCAGCCGGCCCTCGACGGTGACCTTTGCCATTGCCGGTGCGATCCGAAACCACGCGTGCTCGCGTCGCAAACAGACATGGGCGTCTGCACCTGA
- a CDS encoding endonuclease/exonuclease/phosphatase family protein, which yields MDPSAPSDTLASAPSKPAAADLRVLRIATYNIHGAIGCDGVYMPQRIADVIAELDADIVALQEVPLGGRAAPNALPMLREATDMLAIAGPTLDTPERRYGNAVLTRLPVRATRTLNLSFGKREARGALDVDIASTSGVLRIVATHLGLSARERRAQIASLIAAFDTPALPVILLGDINEWFVWGYPLRALVTHFKAAPAPRTFPSRCPVFSLDRIWMHPVERLIGVQAHRSALARVASDHLPLVAHVRL from the coding sequence GTGGACCCATCGGCGCCCAGCGATACGCTAGCGAGCGCGCCATCGAAACCGGCCGCGGCCGATTTGCGTGTGCTACGTATCGCGACCTACAACATTCACGGCGCAATCGGCTGCGACGGCGTTTACATGCCGCAACGTATCGCCGACGTGATCGCCGAACTCGACGCCGATATCGTCGCGCTGCAGGAAGTGCCGCTCGGCGGACGCGCTGCACCGAATGCGCTGCCGATGCTGCGCGAGGCAACGGACATGCTTGCGATTGCCGGGCCGACACTCGATACGCCCGAGCGGCGCTACGGCAATGCCGTGCTCACGCGTTTGCCCGTGCGCGCGACGCGCACGCTGAACCTGTCGTTCGGCAAGCGCGAGGCGCGCGGCGCGCTCGACGTCGATATCGCAAGCACGAGCGGCGTGCTGCGCATCGTCGCGACACATCTCGGCCTCTCGGCACGCGAGCGGCGCGCGCAGATCGCGTCGCTGATCGCGGCGTTCGATACGCCGGCGCTGCCCGTGATCCTGCTCGGCGATATCAACGAGTGGTTCGTCTGGGGTTATCCGCTGCGCGCGCTCGTCACGCACTTCAAGGCGGCGCCCGCGCCACGCACGTTTCCGTCGCGGTGCCCGGTGTTTTCGCTCGACCGCATCTGGATGCACCCCGTCGAGCGGTTGATCGGCGTGCAAGCCCATCGCAGCGCGCTCGCGCGTGTTGCGTCGGACCATTTGCCGCTCGTCGCGCACGTACGGTTGTGA
- a CDS encoding VTT domain-containing protein — protein MREADPITDDPPANGAGTDSEACPRTERGAWLQEGRTCAWLRPAQRLRVLIDAADYFDALRAAMTRARDTIFIVGWDIDSRLQLTPEGARDGLPAGLAEFLCALVEKQLHLRIYVLAWDFAMLYAFEREWLPVYKLGWRTHRRVRFQLDGRHPLGASHHQKLVVVDDRVAFAGGIDLTGSRWDTPDHHPHMPLRRNANAEPYQPMHDVQAMFDGPAAAALGELVRERWRRASARHVELPPVAVHNAGAGHAAHLDPWPEHVHADIEHVELGIALTEPEYNGRSAVQHIQQMYVDAIARARESIYIENQYFTASRIGAALAASLAEPDGPDIAVVGPERQTGWLQHATMGVMRARLHALMKQADRHGRYALYAPSAGGFMHDQFINVHSKLMTVDDELLLIGSANLNNRSMVLDTECNIALDAQGDPRIKAMIASVRNRLLGEHLDATPEAVAEALAAQRLNAAIATLRHGERTLAPQDPVAPAEPDELTTRMSVFDPEAPLAPQELVRQFLPEAESRPLRGRLLVLGSFALAVAVFAVLWRFTPLGNLLSFSALVHAAHELHDSRLGPLAIIAVYALAASISVPVTLLIAVSGFVFGALSGSLYALSGTLISAVITYYAGASLGHDAVRRLAGSRINRISEKLGKKGFVAVVIARIVPVAPFTLLNLVAGASHIGFRDYLAGTAIGMAPGIVLATTFAQQLVAAVHHPSLAGILLVGAIGAVLVGISVALHRFFARRA, from the coding sequence ATGCGCGAGGCCGACCCGATAACGGACGATCCGCCGGCAAACGGTGCCGGAACCGATAGCGAAGCCTGTCCACGCACCGAGCGCGGCGCGTGGCTGCAGGAAGGCCGCACTTGCGCGTGGCTGCGGCCCGCGCAGCGCTTGCGCGTGCTGATCGATGCGGCCGACTATTTCGATGCGTTGCGCGCGGCAATGACGCGCGCCCGCGACACGATTTTCATTGTGGGCTGGGATATCGACAGCCGTCTGCAACTGACGCCCGAAGGCGCACGCGACGGCTTGCCCGCCGGGCTCGCGGAGTTTTTGTGCGCGCTCGTCGAAAAACAGCTGCATCTGCGCATCTACGTGCTCGCGTGGGACTTCGCGATGCTCTATGCATTCGAGCGCGAATGGCTGCCCGTGTACAAGCTCGGCTGGCGCACGCATCGGCGCGTGCGGTTTCAACTCGACGGACGTCATCCGCTTGGCGCGTCGCATCATCAGAAACTCGTCGTGGTCGACGATCGTGTGGCGTTTGCGGGCGGCATCGATCTGACCGGCTCGCGCTGGGACACGCCTGACCATCATCCGCACATGCCGCTGCGACGCAACGCCAATGCGGAGCCCTACCAGCCGATGCACGACGTACAAGCGATGTTCGACGGGCCGGCAGCCGCGGCCCTCGGCGAGCTCGTGCGCGAGCGTTGGCGGCGCGCGTCCGCACGGCACGTCGAACTGCCGCCGGTTGCCGTGCACAACGCGGGTGCGGGTCACGCCGCGCACCTCGATCCGTGGCCGGAGCACGTGCACGCCGACATCGAGCATGTCGAGCTCGGCATCGCGCTGACCGAACCCGAGTACAACGGACGTTCCGCAGTCCAGCACATCCAGCAGATGTACGTCGACGCGATTGCGCGCGCACGCGAGAGCATCTATATCGAGAACCAGTACTTCACCGCGAGCCGGATCGGCGCGGCGCTGGCGGCGAGCCTCGCGGAACCCGACGGCCCCGATATCGCCGTGGTCGGCCCCGAACGGCAAACCGGCTGGCTGCAGCACGCGACCATGGGCGTCATGCGCGCGCGGCTGCACGCGCTGATGAAGCAGGCCGACCGCCACGGCCGCTATGCGCTGTACGCGCCGAGCGCGGGCGGATTCATGCACGACCAGTTCATCAACGTGCACAGCAAGCTGATGACCGTCGACGACGAATTGTTGCTGATCGGCAGCGCGAACCTGAACAACCGGTCGATGGTGCTCGACACCGAATGCAATATTGCGCTCGACGCGCAGGGCGATCCGCGTATCAAGGCGATGATCGCGTCGGTGCGCAACCGGCTGCTCGGCGAACACCTCGACGCGACGCCCGAAGCGGTCGCCGAAGCGCTTGCGGCGCAGCGCCTGAATGCGGCGATCGCCACGCTGCGGCACGGGGAGCGCACGCTCGCGCCGCAGGATCCGGTTGCGCCCGCGGAACCGGACGAACTGACCACGCGGATGTCGGTCTTCGACCCCGAAGCACCGCTCGCACCGCAGGAACTCGTCCGCCAGTTCCTGCCCGAAGCCGAAAGCCGCCCGTTGCGCGGCCGGCTGCTTGTGCTCGGCAGTTTCGCGCTCGCGGTCGCCGTGTTTGCGGTGCTGTGGCGCTTCACGCCGCTTGGCAACCTGTTGAGCTTTTCCGCGCTCGTCCATGCGGCGCATGAACTGCACGACTCGCGGCTCGGGCCGCTTGCGATCATCGCGGTCTATGCGCTCGCCGCGAGCATCTCGGTGCCGGTCACGCTGCTGATCGCCGTCAGCGGCTTCGTGTTCGGTGCGCTGTCCGGCAGCCTCTATGCGTTGAGCGGGACCTTGATCTCGGCGGTCATCACCTATTACGCGGGTGCATCGCTCGGCCACGACGCGGTGCGGCGCCTCGCTGGTTCGCGCATCAACCGCATCAGCGAAAAGCTCGGCAAGAAAGGGTTCGTGGCTGTCGTGATCGCGCGGATCGTGCCGGTTGCGCCGTTCACCTTGCTCAATCTCGTGGCCGGCGCATCGCATATCGGCTTTCGCGATTATCTCGCCGGCACGGCGATCGGCATGGCGCCTGGCATCGTGCTCGCGACGACGTTTGCACAACAACTCGTGGCCGCGGTCCACCATCCATCGCTCGCCGGCATTCTGCTCGTCGGCGCGATCGGCGCGGTGCTGGTCGGCATCTCGGTCGCGCTGCACCGCTTTTTTGCACGCCGGGCATGA